TGTAATCGACGATCGACTGCAGCTCCTTGGCCGTCGGCAGACGCCAGTCGTCGAAGCCGCCCAGCTGCAGGTTTTCGGCGTAGGCGAGCGCGTCTTCCCAGTTCATGCCCTTCCCGCTGTCAGCCTGCATCCATACCAGGCCGGTGGCGGTGTCAGTGACGGTGCCGTCCTCGTTGTGCACGAAGCTATTCTCACCATAAGGCCCGCCACGCACATAGCGGACATAGAATTTCTTTTCCCGGTCACGTCCGGGTAGCGTGTAGCCGTAGCCCTTGATGCGGCCATCGGCGAAGTTCACCCCAAAGAGCGTTTTGGCGCCGTGCATGGTCGTGCTGACATACTCGGTGGAGCTCAGCCACTGCGCGTCGATGTAGCGCTCCCCCGCCGCCTCGTCCCCGTAGGCAAAGGCAAAGTAATCCGTGTCGATGTAGGGGATGGCATCTGCCGGAGCCGACCCACGGGACTGCCCGCCCGTGCCGGTGCGCCCGCGAAAGTCCATCAGCGAGTAGAGTTCCTTGATCGTGGGCACCCGCCAGTCATCGTACCCGGCCAGCTTGAGGGTCGCGGCGGTCTTCTTGGCTTCGGCAAGCGAGAGCTTGGTTTTATCCAGCCCTTGCGACCACATCAGCCCCGTGTTGAGATCGCTTACCGTGCCGTCGCCGTTGTCACGGTAAGCGGGCGGATGGGCGGCGAACTCGGCGTCCTGCCCGTAAAAAGGCTGTCCCGGCTGCGGATAGGCAATGGCACGGGTGTTATCATAGCAGGTGACCTGGCCGGTATCGACCACGGTAAAGGTACCGACTTGGGCCGAAACGATCAGGGGGAACAGGCAGCCAACCGCCTGGAGAGAGAAACGTGTGAGAAGGGTACAGGATTTCATAACGAGAGGGAGGAGAGACTCCTTGAGGCAACCCCGCCCAGCGTGGAAAGTTACCGCTCCCCTCCCCTTCGAGCCCTAAAAAAGCAGGCGCCCACCGGGACGCCTGCTTTCAAAGTTAGCAATCTTGGGCGCTGATCAGCCCTTCTTGCACTTCATCGCGGCTTTCACGAAATCAGCGAAGAGCGGGTGCGCTTTGTTCGGCTTGCTCTTGAACTCCGGGTGGAACTGCACCCCGACCATCCACGGATGATCGACCACCTCGGCGATTTCAACCAAGTCGCGCTTCGGGTTAACCCCGCCGATACGCAGGCCGCTTCGGGTAAGGATATCGCGGTACTTGTTGTTAAACTCGTAACGGTGGCGGTGGCGCTCCTCCACGGTCTTCGGCTCGCCCTTGGCGAAGTCGGCCTTGGAGAGGTCCGGGAAGTACGCGGCGGCGGAGTGTGTTTCAGGGATGATCTGGCAGGTGTAGGCCCCCAGGCGCATGGTGCCGCCCTTTTCTGTGAGCTCCTTCTGGTCCTCCATGATGTCGATCACCGGATCTTTACAGTCCGGGACAAACTCCGTGCTGTTAGCCCCCTCGATAGCCGCAATATGGCGGGCATACTCGATAACGAGGATCTGCATACCCAGGCACAGCCCGAAGTACGGGATACTGTTCTCACGCGCCCACTGGGCAGCCATGATCTTACCCTCGATACCGCGATCCCCAAAGCCACCCGGCACGAGCACACCGTCCAGCCCCTTGAGGTGCTTTTCGGGTCCGTCCTGCTCGATTGCCTCGGAGTCGAGACGCACGATATTGATCCCGCAGTCGTTGGCGATGCCACCGTGGGTGAGGGATTCGTAGACGGACTTGTAGGCGTCCTGAAGCTCAATGTATTTACCCACAACGCCAATCTCGACCCGGTGGGCCGGATACTTGAGGCGGCGGACCACGTCCTCCCACTCAGTCATGGAGGGGGCGGGAGCTTCCAGGCCGAGAGCCTCGGCCACAATGTCGTCCAGGTCCTCACGGGCCAGCGCCAGCGGCAGCTCGTAGATGGAGAACTCCACATCCATCTCTTCGATGACGTTGCGGACGGGGATATTACAGTAAAGGCTGAGCTTGGAGCGGATCTCGTTGTTGATCGGCTTCTCGGTGCGGCACACCAGCACGTCCGGCTGGATACCGATCTCGCGCATGCGGGCCACCGACATCTGCGAAGGCTTGGTCTTCAGCTCGCCGGCGGCATTCAGGTACGGGATCAGCGTGCAGTGGATAAAGAGCACGTTCCCGCGCCCGGCTTCCAGTGCGAACTGGCGCAGCGCTTCCAGAAAGGGCAGGCCCTCGATGTCCCCGACCGTCCCGCCGATCTCGGTGATGAGGATGTCCACATCCTTACCGGCCTCACGGATGCGGTTCTTGATCTCGTCGGTGACGTGCGGGATCACCTGCACGGTGCTGCCGAGGTAGTCCCCGCGGCGCTCCTTTTGAATGACCGACTCGTAGATCTGCCCGGAGGTCAGGTTATTAAAGCGGGACAGGCTGCCGCTGGTAAAGCGCTCGTAGTGGCCCAGGTCGAGGTCCGTCTCGGCTCCGTCGTCGAGGACGTACACCTCGCCGTGCTGATACGGGCTCATCGTGCCGGGGTCGACGTTCAGGTACGGGTCGAACTTCTGCAGGCGTACACGCTGGCCGCGCTGCTCAAGCAGGGCGCCCAGGGCGGCCGCCGTCAGGCCTTTACCCAGAGAGGAGACAACGCCCCCGGTCACAAAAATATATTTCAACGGTTTGTTCTTTGCCATCGGTAAACTAGAAAAGGGTGTTTGGCGCGATGGCTCGGGTGCCCTCGTCCGGGGCCATATTCGAAGGAGTCTCCTAGGGCAGTGGCAACCTTTTAAAAGCGAAAGTTTACAGGTCCTCCCAAGCAAGCCAGCCACAGGGAGGTTGCTGGTGTCCAAACTCGGGGCAAAACCTGATCATTTAAAACGATGGCATATCATTACAAAGGGAGGACATACGGAATTTCAAATTTGACTCTACTAACAGTAGAATTTTCACGTTCAGATTTTTTTCCTCCCCCTGCCGTTATACCGGCAATGCAAAGTCCACCACCACCGCTGAGGCTTTCATCCTCACGAACTGTTACCGCAATATCAAATTCTGCAACGTGAACCGGTTGCCCTTCCCATTCGAGACTATTGCGTGTGATTAGAGCTCCATCAACCCGTAAAGTTGGTGGCCCGAAGACAGATTTTGGGGAATTGGCTTCCGTCCTAGCCTTCTCAACCCCAGACACAATACCTACGAGAACTTTGGATATAAAATCGTCAATATTCATTAAATGTGGATATTGCCTAACTAGGCTAAAGTCTAGAAAATCACATTCCTTAAAACATGATCATAACCAAATGCCACAAGTCACACCCCCGGTCCGGCCAAATTGGCAGGTCCGCAGGGATTTGAACCCCGACAAGCAGAACCAAAATCTGCTGTGCTACCATTACACCACGGACCTAACTGAAACGCGGCAAAGTAGCAGCTTACGCCCGCGCGTCAAGTATTTGATCACGCCAGATCATCTCGCCAAGCAAGTGGTTGACGCCGGCGGCTCGCTCCTACATAGACTCAGAGACTATGGTGGATCAACTGGCTGACGACCCTGCGCAACCCAAATTCAAACGCATCGTGCTCAAACTGAGCGGCGAAGCGCTTCGCAATACCGAGAACGGCGACCCCATCGATGGGGACATTCTCCAGACCGTTTGCGAAGAGGTAAAAAAAGTTCACCTCCTGGGCGTACAGATCGGTCTGGTCGTCGGCGGCGGAAATATCTTTCGCGGGCAGCTCGGAGCCGAGCACCGCAACGTAGACCGCACCACCGGCGACACCATGGGCATGCTCGCCACCACCATTAACGGCCTCGCCCTCATGGACCGCCTGGAAAAGAACGGCGTGCCCGTGCGCGTGCAGACCGCCAGCCCCATGGACAAGGTCGCCGAGCCGTTCATCCTGCGCCGGGCCTCACGCCATATGGAAAAGGGCCGCGTCGTCATCTTTGTCGCCGGCACCGGTAACCCGTACTTCTCCACCGACACCACCGCCGCCCTGCGCGCCAGCGAGATCCACGCCGACGTCATCATGAAGGCCACCAAAGTCGACGGCGTCTACGACAAGGACCCCATGAAGCACGACGACGCCGTGAAGTACGAGGAGCTCAAGTTCTCCGAAGCCCTCGGCAAGCGCCTCAAGATCATGGACGCCACTGCCTTCTCCCTGTGTATGGACAACCACGTGCCGATCCTCGTCTTTAACATGCACGAGCAGGACAGCATCCTGAACGCCGTCATGGGCAAAAAAGTCGGCACCCTCGTACACGAGTAGCCCCGCCACCGGTAACAGGCCGTAACTTTAGCCTGTTCATCCGGCAAAATCCTGTAATCCTTATCCCCTGATAACCCACCGCAACTATGACACCCGAAGCCATTCTTAAGAATACCCAGTCCGAGATGCAGAAAGCTCTCGACCATACCCTGCACGAATTTAGCACCATCCACACCGGCAAGGCTTCGCCCGCCATGGTGGAAAACGTCACCGTCGAAGTCTATGGCAGCAATATGCGCCTGATGGAGGTCGCCGCGATCACCACGCCGGACTCGCGCACCATTTCCATCCAGCCTTGGGACAAGGGCGCCCTCAAGCCCACCGAAAAGGCTATCCAGACCGCGGGCCTCGGCCTCAACCCGATTATCCGCGGTAACACCATCATCTGCCCGCTGCCCGAGCTCTCCGGTGAGCGCCGCAAGGAAATGGTCAAGATGGCCAGCAGCCTGTGCGAAAACGGCCGTGTCGGTATCCGCGCTGCCCGCCAGGAAGCCATGACCGCCCTTAAGCAGGCCAGCAAGGACAAGGAAATCTCCGAGGACGAGCAGAAGCGCGGTGAAAAGGAAGTCCAGACCCTGACCGACGATTTCGTCAAGAAGATCGACCAGTCCTTCAAGGACAAGGAAGCCGAGCTGCTCAAGGTCTGAGATAATCCTTTCCCCAGCCCGTCCAGATTGGATTGACGGGAAAACGTCCGACCGGTTATATCATATTATGACCGATATATACCTTGCGAAGGTCTTCAAGGACTGGGTCAATGCGCCCGACAACGCAGGTACTGTCAAGCGGCTCCGCATGTTCGTCACTGGGCTTAATCTTGCCCTTTTTGCATTGCTTGGATACCGCCAAACGCTTCTTGATCTGATCAATGTGATTATCTTGGGAGCGTTACTTTTATCTCAAATTCTTCAATCCAAGTTAGTCACAATCGACGAAAGAATCAATAAATACACCATATCCTTGCTCACCTACCAGACGCGCCTGAAACGCCATGGTGCAAAGGGTCTAAAGGTGATTAGAATCACATCAGTGGCAGCAACAACATTGACGATCATCGCATGCTTTGCGAGCACACTTGAAGATGCCGGCCTCGTCCCAATCATAACATCCTTCGCTCTCTTTTTCCTGGCGTGCAAAGGCTTAACCTACACAAGCAAGCCCTCCCCAGACAAAATGCTGAAAGAGCTGGGCATTGATCCAGAGCATATGATTGCGATTGCAGGGCAGGAACAGACGATTCACAGTTCCTAGCTTATGCACTTTCTGGAAAACGCCCGTCGCGTCGTGATCAAGCTGGGCACCGGTGTGCTCACCTCCGGCTCGGGCGATCTCAACACCGAGGTCGTCGAGGGCATTGCGCGCGAGATTGCCGCCCTGAAGATGCGCGGCCTGCAGGTCGTGCTCGTCAGCTCCGGGGCAGTCGGGCTGGGCCGCGGGCGGCTCGGGCTCAAGCAGCGCCCGAAAAAGCTCTCCTCGCTCCAGAAGTGTGCCGCCGTCGGCCAGAGCCTGCTGACCGAGCTTTGGCAGCATGCCTTTGAGCCGCACGGGATCAATGTGGGGCAGCTCCTGCTCACCCGCGAGGACGTGCGCTCCCGCAAGCGCCACCTGGCTATCCGCGATCTGTTCGAGGAAATGCTGACCGAAGGCATCGTGCCCATCGTCAACGAAAACGACACCGTCAGCGCGGCCGAGATCAAGTTCGGGGACAACGACGTGCTCTCCGCGCTGGTCGCCTCCATGACAAAGTCCCAGCTGCTCATCATCCTCTCCACCGCCCCCGGGCTGGTGGACATGAACGGCACGGGCGAGATCGTTCCCGTGGTCGAGTCCATCACCGCGCAGATCGAAGCCATGGCTGGCGGCTCCGGCACCGTGGTGGGCACCGGCGGTATGATTACGAAAATCCAGGCCGCGCGCCTGGCCATGCGCTCGGGCTGCGGAGCCTTCATTGGCTCGGGCTCAGACCCGGCCATCATTACCGATCTTTTCGCCGGGCACGCCACCGGCACGATTTTTATCCCCAGCCGCCTGCCGCTGGGCTCTCGCAAGCGCTGGCTGGCGTGGTTCGAGGAGCCGCGCGGTAAGCTCAGCGTAGACGCAGGAGCGGTCAAGGCCCTGCGCGAGAAGGGCTCCAGCCTGCTGGCCAAGGGCGTCACCGCCGCCGAGGGGCGCTTCGCACGCGGCGAGGTCGTATCCGTACTGGGGCCAAAGGGTGATGTCGTTGCCCGCGGGCTGGCCGGGTTTGCCCATGAGGATATGAAAAAAATCCTCGGGCAGAGCTCCGAGCAAATCCAGGCCCTCTACCCCACGCGCAAACACGTCGAGGCCATTCATCGGGACGAACTCGTCCTTATTGGACGCTGAGGGATTCCCCCTGTTCTTAGGGGTTTGACACCTATACGCGATGCTATGTCCTTAAGATATAGTGAGATATGCCGAATAATCCGGCGTATCACACATAACCTGTAACTTTTGTTCTCCCAAGCCCCACATGCTGATGCACAGACACGCCAGCCGCCGCCACTCTGATGCCGACGATGATATGCGTAGCGGAGACCGTCGCGTACGCCTCCGCAACCGGGTCTTCGCCGACTTACTGCATCTCCCGATCATACTTGGCGTCCTTCTAGTCGTAGTAGGCTTCGTCCAGGCACTGGACTGCTATGTGCCGATGAACTTCGCTGATCCACTTTGGGAGTACGGACTTTTTGGAGATCTGGTCTCTTGCCTCTGGCTGCCCTTGATTGGCCTCGGGTTGATCCTCATCCCTGTTAGCCTCGTCTGCCCCTTTTGGCAGTTGAAGCTACGGGGCACCTTAGGCTGGCTCGCACTGGTTGCCGGTATCGCAGCGCTGCTACTCATCCCGTATGGGATGTTCTCAACGGCTCGCGTCCAGTCCGCACTGGCCCCCGCCCCCCAAGGGCTTGAAATCCAGCCCAACCCCTCCCCCAGCCTCAGCGCCGAGGTCGTGCGCAGCCGACAGTTTCCCAAGCTCACTCAGGTCGACAATGAAGCCGAGAACATGCGTCTGCTGAAGATCCGCCTCTGGAGCCACTCGATCAGCAATGCCCTCCAGGCCTTGCTCGCGAGCGCCTGTTTCTTACTGCTCTTTTTCAAGACCGGCGTCTACCGCTACCTCCTGCATCAGGATGCGATCGGCAAAGGCGAGCACGTGGGGATCTCGCGCGACCCCTACGATGAGGATGATCATTGATCAAGCGCTTGTGCTGCTGAGCATTATTTTGCGCTAAGAGGCTAAAAATCCTCGCGAACCGGTCGATTTGAGTCGAAGCATCCGGACGCTTGCCGCACGATTCGCGCCATACCTGCGCCTGTTTCCGCGCTCATAGCAGACAACATCTGCGACACCCACTATCCGCATGCCGCCACAGGTTTCCAGCCCATCCTCAAGCCGTGTCCTCTGGACACAGCGGTTGATCATCGGTGCAATCGTCGCGGTATGCGCAGCGCCCTTTTTGGCCCACACCAGCCCGGATGAAAAATCCCGGATGATGATCAAGGCGATGGCCATCGCGGCGGCCCTGGCCTGCATCACCCTCAACCGCACGCGCTTCACTCTACGAGCAAGCCCGCTTCAAAGCATCTGCGGGCTCTTGCTGATCCTGACCGGCTGCGCACTGACACTGGCCGATACCCTCGGCGGCTTGCGCGATCCGGGGGCAGGTTTCATCCTGGGAGCTGCCGGGGTCTCGATCATTGCCACCGGGTGGTGCTTCAACAGCCTCAAAATACGCTGTATGGGTCTGTTTGCCCTGGCCGCCATCCCCGCAGGTGCAGCGGAAAACCTGATCGAGAGTGGCCTGCGCTACTCCACCGTCGTGGCGAAGCTTGCCGCCTTCGTCCTGCACTACGTCGGCTTTACCGTACGATCTGAGGGCAACATCATCTACACGCAGGGGCACGCCGTCGAAATCATCGCCGAGTGCTCGGGTCTTAAGCTTTTCTTCATGCTGGCCGCCTTCTGCGCCATCCTCCTGCTGTGCCTGCCGCAACTACGCACGATCACCGGACGCATGCTTCTGGCCGCCTTTGGAACGGGCCTGATCGTGAGCATCCTCAGAATCGATTTTCTCGTCCTGATCGTCGGCCAACCCGCGCTTTTTGAGTTCTTCCATCACGGCATCGGCTCCGAGCTGATCTCACTGGCCGCCATTCTGATCTTTTTCGCGTTTATCAAGGAGCAGGCCTTTACCGCGCTGGAGTCGTACTTCCCCATCCCGGAGATACCCAGCAGCAGCCTGCCCACGCCCAGCGACCAGAAGCTGCTCAACGCCTCCCTCATCGCGGCCATCGTAATCGGGCTGGGCACCGCTGCAGTGGTAGAGCTGGCTGCCTAACCTCTGAAGACAAGCGCGCCTAGCGCAGGCTGGCCCAGAGCTTTTCCAATGCGGTCAGGTAGCGCTCCTGCGTCTTGGTGATGACTTCCTCCGGCAAGGAAGGGCCAGGGTAGGATTTGCCCCAGTCAAGCGTCTCCAGATAGTCGCGTACGTATTGCTTATCAAAAGCAGTCTGCGAGCGGCCCGGCTGGTAATCCTCACGCGGCCAGTAGCGGGACGAGTCCGGCGTCAGCACTTCGTCGATCAGGTGCAGCTCGCCCTCGGCATCCGT
This genomic interval from Ruficoccus sp. ZRK36 contains the following:
- a CDS encoding DUF1566 domain-containing protein; translation: MKSCTLLTRFSLQAVGCLFPLIVSAQVGTFTVVDTGQVTCYDNTRAIAYPQPGQPFYGQDAEFAAHPPAYRDNGDGTVSDLNTGLMWSQGLDKTKLSLAEAKKTAATLKLAGYDDWRVPTIKELYSLMDFRGRTGTGGQSRGSAPADAIPYIDTDYFAFAYGDEAAGERYIDAQWLSSTEYVSTTMHGAKTLFGVNFADGRIKGYGYTLPGRDREKKFYVRYVRGGPYGENSFVHNEDGTVTDTATGLVWMQADSGKGMNWEDALAYAENLQLGGFDDWRLPTAKELQSIVDYTRSPDTTDSPAIDPVFACTAIKNEGGAKDWAFYWTSTTHCDGPNVQAAYIAFGRALGRMHGQLMDVHGAGAQRSDPKTGEANPEGHGPQGDIVRVNNFVRCVRGGAAVFRAKAPASDPDAYPTQVVVDGHRYKPAESSSVRPRTGGMMRGQGQSNSDQGPGGMRGPGGNRPSFIEHLDRDGDGKVSRSEFDGPPNHFDVLDKNGDGTLTEDEAPSGPPPGRGVPPQR
- a CDS encoding CTP synthase encodes the protein MAKNKPLKYIFVTGGVVSSLGKGLTAAALGALLEQRGQRVRLQKFDPYLNVDPGTMSPYQHGEVYVLDDGAETDLDLGHYERFTSGSLSRFNNLTSGQIYESVIQKERRGDYLGSTVQVIPHVTDEIKNRIREAGKDVDILITEIGGTVGDIEGLPFLEALRQFALEAGRGNVLFIHCTLIPYLNAAGELKTKPSQMSVARMREIGIQPDVLVCRTEKPINNEIRSKLSLYCNIPVRNVIEEMDVEFSIYELPLALAREDLDDIVAEALGLEAPAPSMTEWEDVVRRLKYPAHRVEIGVVGKYIELQDAYKSVYESLTHGGIANDCGINIVRLDSEAIEQDGPEKHLKGLDGVLVPGGFGDRGIEGKIMAAQWARENSIPYFGLCLGMQILVIEYARHIAAIEGANSTEFVPDCKDPVIDIMEDQKELTEKGGTMRLGAYTCQIIPETHSAAAYFPDLSKADFAKGEPKTVEERHRHRYEFNNKYRDILTRSGLRIGGVNPKRDLVEIAEVVDHPWMVGVQFHPEFKSKPNKAHPLFADFVKAAMKCKKG
- the pyrH gene encoding UMP kinase, with translation MVDQLADDPAQPKFKRIVLKLSGEALRNTENGDPIDGDILQTVCEEVKKVHLLGVQIGLVVGGGNIFRGQLGAEHRNVDRTTGDTMGMLATTINGLALMDRLEKNGVPVRVQTASPMDKVAEPFILRRASRHMEKGRVVIFVAGTGNPYFSTDTTAALRASEIHADVIMKATKVDGVYDKDPMKHDDAVKYEELKFSEALGKRLKIMDATAFSLCMDNHVPILVFNMHEQDSILNAVMGKKVGTLVHE
- the frr gene encoding ribosome recycling factor, producing the protein MTPEAILKNTQSEMQKALDHTLHEFSTIHTGKASPAMVENVTVEVYGSNMRLMEVAAITTPDSRTISIQPWDKGALKPTEKAIQTAGLGLNPIIRGNTIICPLPELSGERRKEMVKMASSLCENGRVGIRAARQEAMTALKQASKDKEISEDEQKRGEKEVQTLTDDFVKKIDQSFKDKEAELLKV
- a CDS encoding DUF1153 domain-containing protein; this translates as MTDIYLAKVFKDWVNAPDNAGTVKRLRMFVTGLNLALFALLGYRQTLLDLINVIILGALLLSQILQSKLVTIDERINKYTISLLTYQTRLKRHGAKGLKVIRITSVAATTLTIIACFASTLEDAGLVPIITSFALFFLACKGLTYTSKPSPDKMLKELGIDPEHMIAIAGQEQTIHSS
- the proB gene encoding glutamate 5-kinase; protein product: MHFLENARRVVIKLGTGVLTSGSGDLNTEVVEGIAREIAALKMRGLQVVLVSSGAVGLGRGRLGLKQRPKKLSSLQKCAAVGQSLLTELWQHAFEPHGINVGQLLLTREDVRSRKRHLAIRDLFEEMLTEGIVPIVNENDTVSAAEIKFGDNDVLSALVASMTKSQLLIILSTAPGLVDMNGTGEIVPVVESITAQIEAMAGGSGTVVGTGGMITKIQAARLAMRSGCGAFIGSGSDPAIITDLFAGHATGTIFIPSRLPLGSRKRWLAWFEEPRGKLSVDAGAVKALREKGSSLLAKGVTAAEGRFARGEVVSVLGPKGDVVARGLAGFAHEDMKKILGQSSEQIQALYPTRKHVEAIHRDELVLIGR
- a CDS encoding exosortase/archaeosortase family protein, with product MPPQVSSPSSSRVLWTQRLIIGAIVAVCAAPFLAHTSPDEKSRMMIKAMAIAAALACITLNRTRFTLRASPLQSICGLLLILTGCALTLADTLGGLRDPGAGFILGAAGVSIIATGWCFNSLKIRCMGLFALAAIPAGAAENLIESGLRYSTVVAKLAAFVLHYVGFTVRSEGNIIYTQGHAVEIIAECSGLKLFFMLAAFCAILLLCLPQLRTITGRMLLAAFGTGLIVSILRIDFLVLIVGQPALFEFFHHGIGSELISLAAILIFFAFIKEQAFTALESYFPIPEIPSSSLPTPSDQKLLNASLIAAIVIGLGTAAVVELAA